The Paraburkholderia hayleyella genome includes the window CCGGATGGTTATCAGCGATATCGGTTTTGAAGTTGCACCGGGTTGGGCCTTGCAGGTTCGGGGGCCTAACGGGAGCGGCAAGACCACGTTGTTGCGTATGCTGGCCGGCCTGCTTGCACCGAGCGTTGGCACCGTGCGCTGGAATGGAGAAGACACGCGCGTGTCACCTTCGCGCTGGCGTCGTGTGCTGAGCTATGTCGCGCATGCCAACGGCGTCAGCGACGATCTCACGGTGCAGGAAAACCTGGATTTTGCGGCCGCGCTTGACGGCGGCACTGCCCGTGCAGACACAGGCGCCACAGGCGCAAGCGGGCTGGAATGCGCGGATACCTTCGATGCGGGCGACATACTCGCGCATGCCGGGCTAGAACGTTGGCGCCACGCGCGCGCTGGGCAACTCTCGCAAGGCCAGCGGCGACGCATTGCGCTTGTGCGCCTCGTATTGCAGCGCAAACCCCTCTGGTTACTCGACGAACCGGCCACGGCGCTGGATCACACAGCCTCGCTGTGGTTTCATGAAGCGCTGGCGCGGCATCTGCAAGCGGGAGGCATGGTGGTGGCAGGCGTCCATCAGCCTCTGGCCATCGCCACCGAACGTACCCGTTACCTCGATCTGGCGCGGAGCACGCAGTGAGCCGCGCAGCAAGCCTTCCTGTGAGCGGGATCCTCACGCGCGTGGTGCGCCGTGAGTTGGCACTGAGCTGGCGCAGGCGCAGCGTGACGCTGGGCAGCCTGCTTTTTTTCGTCATCGCTGCCAGTCTTTTTCCTCTGGCGCTTGGACCCGATCCGCAACTGTTGCGCCTGATTGCTCCTGGTGTGCTATGGATGAGCGCGCTTTTTGCGGCGATGCTAGCGGCAGGTCATCTGTTTGGACAGGATTTTGCGAGCGGTGCGCTTGAGCAGATGCTGCTCTCGCCCCAGCCGTTGTCCGTCATCGTGCTGGGAAAAATTTTCGCGCACTGGATGGGTAGTGGGCTCGCGCTGGTTTTACTGACGCCGCTCGTCGCGCTGCAATACGGTCTCGATGGGCACAGTACCTGGCTTCTGATGGCCTCCCTGCTGCTGGGGACACCGTTACTCAGTTTGCTGGGCGCCATGGGTGCCGCGCTGACACTGGGCGTGCGCGGTGGCGGCGTGATGCTCGCGCTGCTGATCTTGCCGCTGTATGTGCCGGTGCTGATCTTCGGTGTTGCGGCGGCTGATTCCACCCGCGTCGCAGCCTGGTCGCAAGCCAATTTTTCATTGCTCGGCGCAGCGCTGTGTGTGGCTGTATGGCTTTGTCCATGGGCCACTGCAGCCGCATTGAGAATCGCCATGGAGTAACCCGGATGCCGCGCCTGAACTGGTTTTATTACGCGTCGCCACGTACTTTCGCACCACTTGCCGCACGGCTTGTGCCGTTCTTTGCCTGGGCGGCGCTGCTGCTGATGCTCGCCGGATTCATGCTGGGTTTTGTGCTGGCACCGGTCGATGCGCGTCAGGGCGAGGTGTATCGCATCATGTTCGTGCATGTGCCCGCAGCATGGATGTCAATGCTGATCTACCTTGTGATGGCGGGCTGGAGCGCGGTGAACCTCATCTTCAATGCGCGCCTTGCCGCCATGCTGGCCCGTGCGCTGGCCCCCACCGGGGCGCTCTTTACCGTTATCGCACTGGCTTCCGGCGCCTTGTGGGGCAAGCCGACATGGGGCGCATGGTGGGTCTGGGACGCGCGGCTCACGTCCGAG containing:
- the ccmA gene encoding cytochrome c biogenesis heme-transporting ATPase CcmA; protein product: MLKVERLGLGRAGRMVISDIGFEVAPGWALQVRGPNGSGKTTLLRMLAGLLAPSVGTVRWNGEDTRVSPSRWRRVLSYVAHANGVSDDLTVQENLDFAAALDGGTARADTGATGASGLECADTFDAGDILAHAGLERWRHARAGQLSQGQRRRIALVRLVLQRKPLWLLDEPATALDHTASLWFHEALARHLQAGGMVVAGVHQPLAIATERTRYLDLARSTQ
- the ccmB gene encoding heme exporter protein CcmB, whose amino-acid sequence is MSGILTRVVRRELALSWRRRSVTLGSLLFFVIAASLFPLALGPDPQLLRLIAPGVLWMSALFAAMLAAGHLFGQDFASGALEQMLLSPQPLSVIVLGKIFAHWMGSGLALVLLTPLVALQYGLDGHSTWLLMASLLLGTPLLSLLGAMGAALTLGVRGGGVMLALLILPLYVPVLIFGVAAADSTRVAAWSQANFSLLGAALCVAVWLCPWATAAALRIAME
- the ccmC gene encoding heme ABC transporter permease CcmC; translation: MPRLNWFYYASPRTFAPLAARLVPFFAWAALLLMLAGFMLGFVLAPVDARQGEVYRIMFVHVPAAWMSMLIYLVMAGWSAVNLIFNARLAAMLARALAPTGALFTVIALASGALWGKPTWGAWWVWDARLTSELILLFLYIGFLALHAAIDDPRRADRACGVLALIGVVNIPVIYFSVQWWYTLHQGPSLSFGSGVSMSASMAWGLVVMTLGFWSYALAVVLTRVRTLIRQRANDAPWEALLEERAA